The proteins below are encoded in one region of Homo sapiens chromosome 5 genomic patch of type FIX, GRCh38.p14 PATCHES HG2308_PATCH:
- the PCDHA4 gene encoding protocadherin alpha-4 isoform 2 precursor (isoform 2 precursor is encoded by transcript variant 2) — protein sequence MEFSWGSGQESRRLLLLLLLLAAWEAGNGQLHYSVSEEAKHGTFVGRIAQDLGLELAELVPRLFRVASKGRGGLLEVNLQNGILFVNSRIDREELCRRSAECSIHLEVIVDRPLQVFHVDVEVRDINDNPPVFPATQKNLSIAESRPLDSRFPLEGASDADIGENALLTYRLSPNEYFSLEKPPDDELVKGLGLILRKSLDREEAPEIFLVLTATDGGKPELTGTVQLLITVLDANDNAPAFDRTIYKVRLLENVPNGTLVIKLNASDLDEGLNGDIVYSFSNDISPNVKSKFHIDPITGQIIVKGYIDFEESKSYEIIVEGIDKGQLPLSGHCRVIVEVEDNNDNVPDLEFKSLSLPIREDAPLGTVIALISVSDKDMGVNGLVTCSLTSHVPFKLVSTFKNYYSLVLDSALDRESVSAYELVVTARDGGSPSLWATASVSVEVADVNDNAPAFAQPEYTVFVKENNPPGCHIFTVSAWDADAQENALVSYSLVERRVGERALSSYVSVHAESGKVYALQPLDHEELELLQFQVTARDAGVPPLGSNVTLQVFVLDENDNAPALLAPRAGGTGGAVSELVPWSVGVGHVVAKVRAVDADSGYNAWLSYELQPGTGGARIPFRVGLYTGEISTTRALDETDAPRHRLLVLVKDHGEPALTATATVLVSLVESGQAPKASSRALVGAVGPDAALVDVNVYLIIAICAVSSLLVLTLLLYTALRCSALPTEGACAPGKPTLVCSSAVGSWSYSQQRRPRVCSGEGPPKTDLMAFSPSLPDSRDREDQLQTTEESFAKVSV from the coding sequence ATGGAGTTTTCCTGGGGAAGCGGCCAGGAATCCCGGCGTCTGCTGCTCTTACTTCTTCTCCTcgcagcctgggaggcagggaacGGTCAGCTCCACTACTCGGTCTCCGAGGAGGCCAAACACGGCACCTTCGTGGGCCGCATCGCGCAGGACCTGGGACTGGAGCTGGCGGAGCTGGTGCCGCGCCTGTTCCGGGTGGCGTCCAAGGGCCGCGGAGGCCTTCTGGAGGTAAATCTGCAGAATGGCATTTTGTTTGTGAATTCTCGGATCGACCGGGAGGAGCTGTGCCGGCGGAGCGCGGAGTGCAGCATCCACCTGGAGGTGATCGTAGACAGGCCGCTGCAGGTTTTCCATGTGGACGTGGAGGTGAGGGACATTAACGATAACCCGCCGGTGTTCCCAGCAACACAAAAGAACCTGTCCATCGCGGAATCCAGGCCGCTTGACTCTCGGTTTCCACTAGAGGGCGCCTCGGATGCAGATATCGGGGAGAACGCCCTGCTCACTTACAGACTGAGCCCAAATGAATACTTTTCTCTGGAAAAACCACCTGATGACGAGCTGGTAAAAGGTCTTGGGCTTATATTACGGAAATCTTTAGACAGAGAAGAAGCTCCGGAGATTTTTTTAGTGCTCACAGCCACTGATGGAGGCAAACCCGAGTTGACTGGCACCGTTCAGTTACTCATCACAGTACTGGATGCCAATGACAATGCCCCAGCTTTTGACAGAACCATTTATAAGGTGAGATTACTAGAAAATGTTCCTAATGGAACATTGGTAATTAAACTTAACGCCTCAGATTTAGACGAAGGATTGAATGGGGacattgtttattcattctcaaATGATATTTCGCCAAATGTGAAATCCAAGTTTCACATAGATCCAATTACTGGACAAATTATTGTAAAGGGATATATTGACTTTGAAGAAAGCAAATCCTATGAAATTATTGTAGAGGGCATTGATAAGGGACAGCTCCCACTTTCTGGCCATTGTAGAGTTATTGTGGAAGTAGAAGACAACAACGATAATGTCCCAGATTTGGAATTCAAGTCTTTATCACTTCCAATTAGAGAGGACGCTCCACTGGGTACAGTCATCGCCCTGATCAGCGTGTCCGACAAAGACATGGGTGTCAATGGGCTGGTCACCTGCTCCTTGACGTCCCACGTCCCCTTCAAGCTGGTGTCCACCTTCAAGAATTACTACTCGTTGGTGCTGGACAGTGCCCTGGACCGCGAGAGCGTGTCAGCCTATGAGCTGGTGGTGACCGCGCGAGACGGGGGCTCGCCTTCGCTGTGGGCCACGGCCAGTGTTTCTGTGGAGGTGGCTGATGTGAACGACAACGCTCCGGCGTTCGCGCAGCCCGAGTACACAGTGTTCGTGAAGGAGAACAACCCGCCGGGCTGCCACATCTTCACTGTGTCTGCGTGGGACGCGGACGCGCAGGAGAACGCGCTGGTGTCCTACTCGCTGGTAGAGCGGCGGGTAGGGGAGCGCGCGCTGTCGAGCTACGTTTCGGTGCATGCGGAGAGCGGCAAGGTGTACGCGCTGCAGCCGCTGGACCACGAGGAGCTAGAGCTGCTGCAGTTTCAGGTGACCGCTCGCGATGCCGGCGTGCCACCTCTGGGCAGCAACGTGACGCTGCAGGTGTTCGTGCTGGACGAAAACGACAACGCGCCAGCACTGCTAGCGCCTCGGGCGGGTGGCACTGGTGGCGCAGTGAGCGAGCTGGTGCCATGGTCGGTGGGTGTGGGCCACGTGGTGGCAAAGGTGCGCGCGGTGGATGCTGACTCGGGCTACAACGCGTGGCTTTCGTACGAGCTGCAGCCGGGGACTGGTGGCGCGCGCATCCCGTTCCGCGTGGGGCTGTACACTGGCGAGATCAGCACAACGCGTGCCCTGGACGAAACGGACGCTCCGCGCCACCGCCTACTGGTACTGGTGAAGGACCACGGCGAGCCCGCGCTGACGGCCACGGCCACTGTGCTGGTGTCACTTGTGGAGAGTGGACAGGCGCCAAAGGCCTCCTCACGGGCGTTGGTGGGCGCTGTGGGTCCCGATGCTGCGCTGGTGGATGTCAACGTATACCTGATCATTGCCATCTGCGCGGTGTCCAGCCTTTTGGTGCTCACGCTGCTGCTGTACACCGCGCTGCGGTGCTCTGCGCTGCCCACCGAGGGCGCGTGCGCTCCGGGCAAGCCCACGCTGGTGTGCTCCAGTGCGGTGGGGAGCTGGTCATACTCGCAGCAGAGGAGGCCGAGGGTGTGCTCTGGTGAGGGCCCACCCAAGACCGACCTCATGGCCTTCAGCCCCAGTTTACCTGACTCTAGGGACAGAgaagatcagctgcagacaactGAGGAATCCTTTGCAAAGGTTAGTGTATAA